CCGCGGCGAACTCCGAGCCTTGCGCCCAATCGGTGCCGGCGCCGCAACCCAGCCCCCCGTCGCCTTGGTCTTCGCCGTCAAAGAGGTAGAGGCGGAAGGAGAAATTGGCGCGCTGCGCGTCCAGCACGCGCGCAAGCTCCAGAAGGACGGCCACGCCGCTCGCGCCGTCGTTGGCGCCGACGACGGGGTCGCGGCGGCGTTCCGGATCCGGATCCTTGTCGGCGCAGATGCGCGTGTCGTAGTGCGCGGCCAGGAGGACCGTCCGCGACGAGGTTCCGGCCAGCTCGGCCACCACGTTTCGCATGGCGACGGCGCGGCCTTCGATCGTGCCCTCGAAGTCTTGGAACCCGACGCTCCAGTTGCGGGCGGAAAGCTCGGCGTGGAACAGGTCGGCGGCCCGCCGGCTCTCTGTCGTACCGGGGATGCGGTACCAGGCCTGGCCCGTGTCGGGGTCGCGGATCTGCGCCTCGACCCACGCAAGCGCGCGTTGCGCGTCAAACGGCACGCCGGGCGCCGGCGGCGGCGCTCCGTCGTTGGGCGCGGAGGGATCCACGCAGCCGGCGGCCAAGCTGGAAGTCGCGACGAGCAGGGCAAGGGCGACGCGACGCACGCGTGGAGCAAGCCGAAGGTCCCAATGAAACCTTCGGCGAGGGTTCTTGGACGGGCTTGCGCCTTCGAGGCCGGGGTGTTCCTTGGCGACCGATCCCTTCGCGGAACTGAAGGCCAAGCAGCGCGAAAGCTGGGCTCTCTTTGCGCCCATCGAGCAGATGACCACGCCCGTGTCCGGGCATCTCGTGCGCTTTGCGGGCGTGCGGTCCGGAATGAAGGTGCTGGACGTGGCCTGCGGCACCGGCGTCGCCGCCATCACGGCCGCGCGCGCGGGCGCCACGGTCACGGGTCTCGACTTTGCGCCCGAGCTTCTCGCGCGCGCAAAGGAGAACGCGGCCATCGCGGAGGCCGACGCCGTCACGTGGAAGGAGGGCGACGCGGAGAACCTTCCCTTCCGCGACGGCGAGTTCGACGTCGTGCTAAGCCAGTTCGGCCACATGTTCGCGCCGCGCGCGCAGGTGACGGCCGACGAGCTGCTGCGCGTGTGCAAGCCCGGCGGCACGGTCGCGTTTTCGACGTGGCCGCCTCAGTTCATGACGGGCCGCGTGTTCGCGCTCGTGGGAAGCTACTTGCCGCCGCCGCCTCCCGCCGCCAAGCCCGACCCGCCGCCGCAATGGGGAGACACGACGGTGATCCGCGAGCGCCTGGGCCCGCGCGTGCGCGACCTCGTGCACGACACGGGCACGATGCGCTGGCCCGCCCTCTCGCCGCAGCACTACCGGCAGGCGATGGAGAGCACGTCGGGCCCCATCCTCCAAATCCGCAAGAACCTCGCCAACGACGCGAAGAAGTACCAGGAGCTCCAGCGCGGCATCGAGGCTCTGGCGAGCACGTACTTCACGGACAACGTCGTCCGCATGGACTACCTGCTCACGCGAGCCACGAAGATCTGATCGGGCGGGTTCCGTCTCGCCCGGGCCGAGGCGTCAGACCGCCTCGGCCAGCATCTCCATGAACAAGGGCACGTCGCGCGTGTGGATCTTCGCTCCGGCCGAGGCCGGGTGACCGCCGCCCACGACGCCGTGCTCGAGCGTGAACTCCTCGGCGAACCGGCCGAGGTTCACGGGCGGCTCCCCGATGCCGCGGAGGGCGATGGAGCTCATCTCGCGTCGGCGGTTGATGAGGACCGCGATGCGGCAGCCCTGCTGCGCCGCGACGCTCGTGAGCGCGCGCGAGCCAAAGCCCAGGAGCGAGGGCTTCCGTCGGCCAAAGGAGAGGACGGCGATGCCGTTGTCGCAGACGACCTTGCTGCGCACGCGGTCGATGGCCTTGTCCCAACGGTGCTCGTTCACGACCTGAAGGTAGCGTCGCTTGACCTCGTCGATCTCGCTTGGCCAGAACCCTTGCGCCAGGCGGCGCGCGGCCGAGAGCCGGAAGCGGTCGTCGTCGATCTGCAGGCGCCACGCGAAGTCGAGGAGCGTCGCCTCGTCGCCGATGCGCTGCTCGCCGTAGAGCTCGATGGCGCGCGCGAGGCTCGGCGAGGCGCAGTACTCCACCTTGTCGGCGATGGCGGAGAGGTGGTCGAAGGCCGGAAGGCCCCCCCAATGGCGGTGGGCCACGCTTGCCGCGCTTCCCTGCTGGTCCACGACGACCCGCGCGTGCGGCTCCAGCTCGGAAAGGTAGTGCTCCGTCTGCTGATGATGGTCGATGACGACGACGGACTGGCGCGTCTTGGCCTTCATGTTGAGGGTCTTGACGAGCTTGGGCGTGAGCCCGATGTCGACGAGGTAGAAGATCCGGCTTCCGAGGTCCTTTCGCAAGACCTCGACGGCCGCGGTCGAGGAGGGCACGTAGGTCACGCGCCCCCGCTCGTGCTCGGCGAGGAAAAGCGCGGAGGAAACGATGCCGTCGACGTTCCCCCTCGTGAGGAGATGGACGTCGCGCTCATCCTTCCACGTGAGCGTCCCTGTGCACCCCGCTTCTTTCCATCCGGCGCGCGCTATTTATGCCTGCCGAAAACCGCGCCGCGCGACGGGCAAAGGCAGGTGCCGCGTAGCGGACGTTCGGAAAATGCTCGTTTTTCCGCAGGCCGCGCAACGCAGGCGCGCGCCCTCGCGGGCTTGCGGCGGAAGCCCGTGCCGGCACGAGCACCACGGGCACAC
The window above is part of the Candidatus Thermoplasmatota archaeon genome. Proteins encoded here:
- a CDS encoding M28 family peptidase; this translates as MRRVALALLVATSSLAAGCVDPSAPNDGAPPPAPGVPFDAQRALAWVEAQIRDPDTGQAWYRIPGTTESRRAADLFHAELSARNWSVGFQDFEGTIEGRAVAMRNVVAELAGTSSRTVLLAAHYDTRICADKDPDPERRRDPVVGANDGASGVAVLLELARVLDAQRANFSFRLYLFDGEDQGDGGLGCGAGTDWAQGSEFAAAALTDAERARIVGMILVDLVGDREAEFAREGYSSVGASRALQDRIWGMAARLGHAHFVDRPATPVLDDHVPFQRRGIPAVDIIHLDQGADP
- a CDS encoding class I SAM-dependent methyltransferase translates to MATDPFAELKAKQRESWALFAPIEQMTTPVSGHLVRFAGVRSGMKVLDVACGTGVAAITAARAGATVTGLDFAPELLARAKENAAIAEADAVTWKEGDAENLPFRDGEFDVVLSQFGHMFAPRAQVTADELLRVCKPGGTVAFSTWPPQFMTGRVFALVGSYLPPPPPAAKPDPPPQWGDTTVIRERLGPRVRDLVHDTGTMRWPALSPQHYRQAMESTSGPILQIRKNLANDAKKYQELQRGIEALASTYFTDNVVRMDYLLTRATKI